The genomic region tgtgttttttttttggcataataTTTCGTTgcggaaaaatttcaaatttagtttCCATTTGAAAACTATGGATTTTTTGTTGTATCATACCTACTTGTGAGCTGGTGTCCGAAAACCAAAATTATCTTGGAAAGAATAAGAATGCCAGAAATGCCTTTAACGAGTAAAGCCCTTACCGTCTTCACCATTCACGAAAGCAGAAGCTGATTTATTTCTGAGCGTTACGCAAATCGCTACTAACTTCACTTCTATCGAAGATACATATAATTATTCTTCTTCTCTCTTAGCATGACAGTCCTAGGTGGAGCACTGCCTCcgtcatgttgttgttgttgtagcagtaattgCCACCGTCATCGTTAGGTTCGATTATCAACCCGAGGTTTTTGTTGCGGTTTCACAGAAATTAGCTTCGGGGAAAAGGTTATCGGCCTCGAGACTCTAGTCTGTTAAGGGACGGTGTTCATCTTGCTTTATTTGTTCTCTTACTTTCCACTGTGATTTTCCAAGCGATGAAAGTTAACAGCACTACCAGCGTGAAGGAAAAGCAAAGGGAGGTTGATAGTGAGAGATGAGAAGCATTTTTTCGTAGGATCAGCTATCAAGTTGCACATCCCTCCTCTTTCGATGATATAATTACTGTATTATTTTCCATgcacaatttaaaataataaaaacaaatttaaaggcATCTCTCAGTCTACTTTAAGGCCACAGAAGCCATAGCTATAAGCTataaatttgttgtattttatagtTAATTGTAGATACAAATgttgataaataataaaaattaggaaGAGATGGCTCATAGGGCAAAGATTTTGGTGTTTCGATTGTGGAGATTTGTCAATATTCAAAGAGAGATGATTTGATGCATATCAGGAGTGGAGCCTTATTTTTCATACACAACCAGGCGATAATAAGACTTCAATGGGCAGTAACGTTTCTGTTAATAATTCAGCTGCTGAATGATGATTTTGATGAATAATGATTTTTGTAGCGTATAAATGATAGCAGTCACTTCACTCAGCtgaaaagaatttaattaatatattctGAGTCTTCAAAAGCTTTCCTctcttttttttgtgatttttaaagtaaaatttagtTTCGAGGGGAATTTAGCTCATAATCCCTTgagtttaaaaatgaaaaaaaaaaatagttttgctcGTTGTGGATTTGCTCTTTTTTTCAGATGGTTTTCTTTGATCCTTTAtttttaactgattttattagATTTACTCAATTTCACACGTGCTGCGGCTTctatttttcttgttattttgtTGTTCATTCGCTGGTGCGTGCGTATGTGCGCATTTAGCTAGTTTTGCATTTCTCCCACTGACCACTTCAGAAgcgaaaattcaattaaaagatACATTCATTCTTAATCGAATTCCAAATCGAATGTTTCTGCTGTTTGTGTTTtgtgaaatttcgaaataaaagaCAGTTTTAGTGCTCTTTTTCCTTAACTGTTAAAGCGAGTTTGATACCACGCTTTAGAATGATTGTAAAACTTTgtaaaattatacaatttttgtgtatttttattttttttttttggggatgAGGTGTGGTTCAAAATGACTTCGACCAAATGACTGCGACCGTTGTCCGtcgagtggtgtggccactaaaacaatccctcttcCTCTTCTGTGGAGACTCTCTTCCCGGGACTACTTTccgcattacttcgggagggcccagaacagCATCTAAAAAGGACCAATTCCTATTCTATTCATCCACGTCTGAGTCAACCATATTTGTACCGAGCTTTcttgctataggctcgtcttcttgtgtctatGCGGCTTCACTTTGTTGCATTCTGTCGAGGTCTAGCTTTTTCTTCTGTAGTACGTCCCGATGTATCTCTTTACTGCATTCCTGTTGCCCTCGCGTTCAGGCATTTtgttgattatgttgctcggcgcgTTGTTGTCAATCTGCTTTCTCAAAGTCGCTCTTTTCACGAGTCTATATCTCAATTAgatgtgtgttcagcgtcatcatTCGGCTCGTCGCAGTATATGCATTTGGTATCGCTTACCTTGCCTATGTGTTATAGGTACCTACGGAAGTATCCGCGGTCCAaaaggaactgagttaagaagtaattcactttcgcgaagttcctttggacccatttgtctaTTGGCGGAATGAGTTTCGCCGTGTATCTGCTGGTcgattcagtgtcccatcggctttacCACTGCAGCACGGTTTGGCATCGCCGTTCTGAGATGCTAGTGAtaacgtgtttcttcttggagtcccacgcatccattcgccCCCGAACCTTGAGTCACAGAGACTGCAGCGccagagacagtgcggtaggcttaggcaactctgagtgccgctgttcgttgcacagccttgtatatataaaatccatataatttcaaattttggtaACTCAAGCAAATCTATTAGAAAATATTGCGCCgaaaatatgttataaaaagtagaatttttttattattatttttttgttttaatttttttgttttaattttttattttttattatactttttttctattttttccgtGTTTTGCTAAAATGAACTCCATTGCAGTTATGCACGTCGAATAATTTGGCAAAGGAGTATATAAGATCTGCTGTTGAATATTTGAAAGGCATTACCATCGtcctaaaaaatgtttttaccaCAAACTCTCCAAATATTGAATATAggaatttttcaaaagctttgTGAGTCAAAAGCCAGTTTATTATTTTAGGAGTGTGcaacattttgcaatattttgtagCGAAAAAACATTTGTGACTAAGTCTTTAAGATATTTTGTGGCAAAAAAATAGTTCTGAGTAAGTCTAAtaatacaagatggcgcaaaattaatcatcctatagcaaaaattataacttttgtAAATGGTGTTGACGTCTATCACATTTGGCACTTGGGAAATAAACAAGCAATAgagcgcgtaaaagtcaaagtaaagatttccgtcactcgaaattattttttaatttagaaaaaaatgtattaggttgaagcgggacacactcaggttcatagcccattgtgatgccgcgtaaAAAAGTTACCCAAATAAAagttacaaaataataaatattatgattaattttgcgccactttgtatttaTTGAAAAGTCCTCACAAATACTTTTCTAGCCATTCAACCGTAAAATAATGGATTTGAACGACGGTGGAAGAGCCACAATGGCTATCTTGCATTACGACTCCTTTGAGCCACCTATGATTTACTTGAAAAATgcagataaaaagaaaaaatatgaacttattttgaaaacgattttaaatttttgaaaaatattttttttttaaattactaatCAGTTATTCAATATAAACGCATATCTGTGTTACCCATTTGATTCTGTAAAGCTAAAGCTTATTTTTCACATATTaaaaggttttttaatttttctgaaaacttattgaaaatgaCACAACGAACTGCGCACTAGtaagtaaagaaattttttttatgaacacaaatcaattatggaaaaaaatttaaaattaatagtataagccaaataaaaaaacaaaaaccatgaaaaaccACTTTGTATAGTAAAATTTAAAGCGAAacgagtaaataaattaaattgtatttaattaaaaatgccaaatgataaaaaataaacaaaaatttaaaattgtgaaataattaatataaaattatatgcaaTTCGGCAACCTTTACCGGAAAAGTTGTTTACGAATATGAAATAAAGCGACCCACAAAAACGTTGAACCGATGTAAGATATTAAACTATATGAAATCTATCGAACTATTTAAACAAAGCAGCCACAaggacatacatacgtatgtattaacgaaagtttaaacaaaaaaaaaaaaaaaaaacaaaagaaaaacaaacaaaaaaatataaaatacaaaaaacaaaacagaaaacagTTGTAATACGCCTGAAACTATGCAACATGCAGTATTTCAGTTTTTCACATATAGTTTCTCTAAGCTTTGTggctatttaaaatttgtataggcTGTCAAATGAATGCTAAACTATTCAGCCTAATCatgtatttcgattttttgtcaaattcgcgtgggattattaaatatttaaccgCATTGGGTAGAATTTTAAAGCGCTGATAATCGAAAAACTGATATGTAAtgatttttaatcaaattcatAAATGTGAAAAGTGACCCGAAGTATGCAATTAttaattgtgtgaaagttttcaTTGCTCAttgctcgaaattttttaatattaaaatttctactTTTTGAATCTTTTTCGCTTGgaaacctttttttcttttgaaaagtaTTCGTATTGaaagttttgcattttaaaatttttactttttgaatttttttcgctttaaagtttttactttttaaattttttttttaagtttttctacttttctactgtttcaaattttttagttttaaaatttctactttttgaaattttttcgttttaaaattttttcgtttttgaaatttttcgttttgaaattttttccttttcaaatattttccttttaaaatttttttcttttgacttttttttcttctgcgGTTTTTtcgcattaatatttttttgttttaagaactTGTTAGAAAAGTCTTCATATTGAAAGTTTTgcgttttacaatttttactttttgaaattttttcgctttaaagtttttacattttgtaattttttagttttaaaatttttactttttgaaatttattttcttttaaacctGTTTcgtttttctacttttccactgtttcaaattttttagttttaaaatttctactttttgaaatttcttcgttttgcttTCTAAGCCAAAACAGAATGCAGAATAAGCCTAAATACATAAATTCtagtatttttaattcttttgaaaTATACACCAAACGGTGCATTGAAGTCTAAGCACTAATTTTTATGCAaagatattctaaaaaaatcgcaaaagtTGGTGTTTAATATTGAGCGTTTACGGAATTCTGCATACTTTGCATATTTATAGGCGTAAAACAAACATAACtgtattcaaaaatttgtataaactgATAGTTATCTGAAAACTACAGCAGCGAAATAAATGAGTAAAATAAGTTACAGTAAAACTAGCAACCCCCTGTGGTGACTTTGAAACCCCTCAAACTGCATGGCAACATTgtaatcaaaaaataacaaaatcaaaagtattttaaacacacaaaaatgtacataaatttcatagcaaaaaaaaaaaaaattgcaaaaaaaacaacaaaaatcaaatatccTATAAGCATTTTGTTGCAAGGTGTTggcatttaaaagttttctcgtaCGatttataaaaccaaaaaacaaaaacaagtactCAAGCATCACGTGCGTGCATATAAGCCTaggcatttgtatgtataactGCGCTACATAGTAGGTATTCTAGCGTATGTTTGTCTAGTGCGAGTATAtagaatataattttgttcaccgcaaatatttttgtatgaaagctcgaaataaaacttatttgattatttttttacgcAAGCAAAAATCACttccttttattttatgaaagttacaattaaatagaaaatttaatttattattgcagTTCCGTCCGTTGCTACTCATTtgcatgtacacacacacacacacacacgtataaTCACACAtcacaattaattattattaataaaaagcatAGAAGCGGAAACTGAAGCAAAAGCTGCCAACTATTCATAACAAAtacaatcaaaaaattaaattaattaattaattaaatatctaAATAATTTCCCTAAATGCTACTAACACTTTTTTACAATACTTTACGCATAGCCATTCAAAATTCGCAACTAATAAAACAATAAGGCAATAAGGCTACCAAGCACGCACACATGACCactaatgtatgcatgtatgtgtgtaagcatAGCAGTAATGCAATTAGATTTACTACACCTTTGGGCATTTAGTGTTGAATTTGGCATTTTATGGCATTCATAATACGAGAATTGTGTTCATTTTAATCCCAACTAACGCATAGTGTCAATGACAGAtactaacaacaaaaacaatgagtaataaagtaataaataataattgtaaataggCGCATTCGATTAGGAAtaacatttgattttatttttgttaagatTCTTgtatttaaacaataaaatacaCAACTAAAGACTTATAATATTTAGCGAACTTGAAAAGttgtttgatattaaaaaaaaaattgaaaataagaatataataataaaaaataaaaatgacaacatattgcaaaaaacgaaattcaacGAAATCATACCCAAAATTAACGAAATTTAGCGTAAAGTGTGTTATTAGCGTAATGGCTTTAATTAGTGAATAAAACAACATGCATAAAAGTAcgataagaaacaaattttcaatggaTTTTTCAAACTACGCTTAAGTACTCTTCATTATTAATGCATTCGTTTACCCATCTACTTAGTAGTTTAGCCAATTTAATTTACAACAGAAAGTATACTAAATATTAGATGAATACCTTAAATGTGATGAGATTTGAAAGTTAACAAAATTAAGAGAGATCAAAGTTCGCAAAACTCCAACGCTGCGCCCCATTAACCTCTTTCTCACGCTTGAGTTTAAAAAAGCGCACCAATAGTTTCTTTCTCGAATTAAACGACACCAACTAGAgtcaccaagtgaagccaagtacttTTCCtcctgatttaaaaaaaaaagcgcaAACAAGGCTTTCCCCttgctctgctaccaccagctggtaccgtatcgaatacttacATACAGAAGTGAACCGTATGTATCCATTCAATCTAGTCTAGTCTGATCTAGTCAGTGGGGCCGCTGCGCTATGTtgatgtcgccgtaaagctcatactgcTCATtcttccatcgtctgcgatattcgccgttgcaaaCGTACAAAGGTCCAGGTATCTTCCGCAGAATTTGGAATTCCACATTTTATGTGATTCAATCACCAAAACTTTGCTACACTTATCATGATTCTCGCCCAATGTCGGGAAAACTGGTATCTGCAGAGGAGGAGGAGTTTTAATAGCTTTTCAACAGAAGTACCGCTGCGCCAGTATATCTGAAAAACAATGATACACTCCTGGATCAGCTGTGCGTCtctgtgaatggtgcttcaaatattttcctCCGTCAAGTACTGATTCACTGCAAAGAGCACATGTGAATACCGTTTTAGCTCTAACCTCAAGTAATGGCAACTTTTGTGTTCTTGGGGACTTCAATCTGAGTAATATTGAATGGTCTAGTATAGATGATAGTCCTGCATTATGTCCAAACAATGTTAGTGGTATATCTGAAACCTATTTGATTGAtaagtttttaagttttggaCTGGTTCAGataaataatttctcaaataGTCTTTCCCGAATTCTCGATCTCATTTTCATTAATGgtactatacatttttttttactagaatGCGTAGACCATCTGTCTACCCCTGGTTTGCATCATGTATCACTTATCCTTCATAAAGAATTCTATGAGTTTAATGACTTGTATCCTGATAATGTGactactattttttgttttagaaacttTGATTTTAATATAACTAATTTAGCAGTTGATATTTTAGATTGGGGTTCTTTATTTACTGGGGTCGAAGTTGCCAAGAGTTAGAAAGTGttggaacaaaatcaaaaactttcGCGTAAGAAGTATAGTGACCTTTACTAATGTTGAGAAATACACGATTACAAACTCACGAACTACGTGTGAATCTTCTGGATATTTAATTTCGTAATAGATCTTCCGATCATTCGCttatagaagaaaattacaCTTGGAAAAACAGTAGGAAATTTCGTTAATGAAAAGAACAAATGTGACGGGTCTAGTATAGAACCTTGGGGGAATACCAGAGgaagaagcaaaaaacaaaaaacaaggcgTTACATTATCAAGTCAAAGAACACTATTACTAAGATAGCAAGGTACCCACTTTAGAAATTGAGAGTGAAAGCTGAAACCCTCAAGTTTAGCAATCAATATTAAAACACTATATAGATTGCGTTCATTAGAACACCTCTCTGGAATGTATCCAAATAATCCTCCTTAAAAGCAGCTATATCAGTTAACAAAAGTCTGCCCGGAACAAACCCATTTTGATTGagacatgaaaaatattcaactGCAAAGTATATTTTGTCTTTTACTATGCCCTTAAACAGCTTTGAAACTGTGGTTAACTTGAAAATTGGCATATAATTCTCAACATCAtttttattgccgcttttaAGGGCAGTCGTAATAAAAGCCAATTTCCAGTCATCAAGAAAGACTCCAGCAGCAAGTGGCATGTGTGAAATGTGTTTGAAAGGCGTAATCAAAGCAGGATAACTTTTCGTTAGAACTACCGATAGGTCATCAACATATGacttatggggttaggggtagtcaaaggcccgaaaaattgatgattttcaataattttgtttgctaatcaattgatttattttacaaaaataaaaacacagcatTAATACAACACGTTTCGACTggattttagcaaaattaaaaaaaaaaaaaaaacaaaaaaaaaaacaaataataatacttgtaaaagttatcgcagtTTGTGTACAGCTCGTttttccagaagtcccttgcggtgatcctCACAAGTCTTTAGATCAACAAGTCCTTGgataagagaaattagttttattaatagatagtcttgtgcctgatcaaagcttttttccaaaattaacaatatggcagcTTGAGGAAATATTatccagattttcgagaaaaaaaacgacaattaattttttgaaaaaatttgaattttttgaaaaaaaaaaaaatccttcgattatgcacgagttttttatgtttttcaaaatcagtataaatttttcagaaatctaccaagcggaaTCTaccagtgatcaccagttcaaaaaacatagttgtagtgggaaaaacgcatttaatgtTTTGCTGGACCGCTCCGGCGGGCCCGAGCGCCTTTTGTTAATTGGAGAATaaatcgaaaagtatttgtcggattcacttcaaatttgcacaCAACATTTCGAAGATATTGTACTTTAagataattcaaaaaaattgaattatttgaaaattctgactacccataAACCCTTATACGAATAATGATATCCTCGTCagtgaaatttaatttcttgaaaatgatagaagtatttaaattaaacagGAGATTTTCgtggtcaaagtcaaaatcagtATTGCCTGAAATTAGACCTGAATTCAAATACCAAAATTTAGCAGAAACATTAACAGCGCACGTCAAAGTTAGAATTAGCTGAGACCCCTATAAGATGATAATTctgatatttatattttaagtagCACTGTATAAAGGAGATCCTATTTATAAAGGATCCTACCGAGACTTTTGAGACCGTTCGTTGATTCAGACCCATGGCTAAAGAACTTGTAAAAACTTTACAATTTTTGCTCAATGACGTTTTTTATGATAGCataattaaacttttaatttgcaatttcaAATGTCCTTCATAATTTTCGAGAACTAGTAAaacattcttgtttttttttttttttttttaaatttgaatacttattttattagtagatattttgtttcattagtCAAATATGATCGCTTTATAATAGTTCACAAAAAACGTTTACTCTTTTccatgaaacaaaaaagtcttctctaattaaatttaaataaattaaatcaaagtGCTTTATTACTTCTGCAATACTTCACTTTGAAGCTATACTTATTTAGTACAAACTttacttaagaaaaaatatctcaACTTACTTGCTTGCCTcacgaacaaaaaaattaccattAGAATTTCAAAGACTACAGTTAAGGGTACTTTAACGCTTTGCACTCGAGCGGCGCCAATATAGCGCCAGGCCGATTTCAAGTGTGAACTCGAGCAGCGGACTTTAAGACGGAAAGATTCATATTACTGTGATACGTGTTCTGGTAATTCAAGAATGCATCTTGGCTATTGTTTCACTAATATCACACCAaaactaattatatatatataattggcgcgtacaccgtttctgggtgtttagccgagcttctcctcctatttgtggtgtgcgtcttgatgttgttccacaaatggagggacctacagttttaagccgactccgaaaagcagatattttttatgaggagctttttcatggcagaaatacactcggaggtttgccattacctgccgaggggcgactgctattacaaaaatgtttttcttaattttgatgtttcaccgagattcgaacctacgttctctctgtgaattccgtatggtagtcacgcactaacccattcggctacggcggccgctgatcGAAAATTCTACTCCTGAAGTCCCTTGGTctagaaatttataaatttatgattCTGCCTGTTCACGGTTTACTTCAAATCTCACCACATtttatcaattaatttttaaatgcatttaatatattaataattttataaactcTTTACATCCTTTGTATTATTAGTgtatatttgtgttatttatttgtttatttctcattcattttgttgttgctaattaGTAATTTTACTTTCATTCTGTTCTTTGTCTTTTCGGTATTAACGCTTTTGTGCTTAAATCTATACTCAACTACGCTGCGCTCTGCTGCTATGGTGAATCTGTgctaaaactattaaaaaccgTTATGCAAACCGttatatcaaaacaaaatttgctttttttttacacaactcGCCAATGTATGAAATGTATTGAATGTCCCGAGACACTTTGTATTCACCACCGCATACACACCACACCACACATCTTCACATTCATTTCCACCCAAACATGTCAACCTATGAAAATACGCCTGCGCATAGTAAGCACCGGCACAACACACAACTCGTACAATCCAAGCGCTCCGATTCCCGATATGAGCGAGGCGCACAATGGCGCTGGTGCTGGTGGTTATAGTGGCGGCGGCTCTGGCGGGCACAGTCTTTATCCCACATTGCCAAACAGCCCACCAGCTGGTGGTTACAATCCATATGGCGGCTATCAGCCACAACCTGGCGGATATCAACCACCAGCTGGAGGTTACCACCCCGGCGGCTATCAACCTGGTGGTTATCAACCTGGTGGCTATCAGCCTGGTGGCTACAATCCCAATGCAGGTGGCGGTGGTTATGTGCCAAATGCACCCGGTTATGGTGGCGGCAGCGGCGGTAATGTGCCGCAGAAACCCAAAGACAAGGAAGGCGGCGGTTTCCTTTCGAATTTCTTCTCCAATCCAGCGGTGAGTCAAGCTGTGAGCGGCATTATTGCCGGCCAAATAGCGAAAACCTTGCAAGGCGGCGGCGGAGctggtggcggtggtggtggtagtGCTAGTGGTGGCACCAATGGCGGCTATCAACCAAGCGGTGGCTACACGCCCAGTGGTGGTTATGGTGGTGGCGGCGCATCAGGTTCAGGCAGTGGCTCATCAGGCAGCAACATTCTCGGCGGTCTGCTAGGCTCTGTATTGGGAGGCGGTGGTaccagcggcagcagcagcggcgGAAGTGGCAGTGCTAGTAATTTTCTGGGCAGTTTGCttagtggtggtggtggcagcAGCGGAGGTAGTAGTGGTAGCGGCGGTGCTGGCAGCTTCCTGGGCAGCTTACTGGGAGGCGGTGGTAGCAGCGCTAATCGTGGCAGCAGCGGTGGCAGCAATCCACTCAATGAAATTTTGGGCTCACGCAACTTTGGTGGCCTCTTCAGTGAGAATCCATCGTCGAGCTCCTCTGGACCTGCATCCAGTTCTTCGGGTGCCAAAAGCTATCCCACTCAGGCACCAATGAGCCAGAACTACTATGGTTAATTGCAAAGAGTTGGCAAATTATTTCATATCaaactttttggaaatttattttaaatttttaattttcttataaaaagcacaaatttattttacttctcaCCAAAAAATATACTGCTACTTTAGCTGTGTAAAAATTAAGCaagaaataatgaaaagaaCGAAAGTTAAATGCCGCAGGAACAAGCtgattttactataaaaataaatttaataaaaaatgataatcAAAAATTTAGGCGTTGCGAGACTATGCGAAATAAGTAATTGTAAAACAAggcagtataaaaaaatattaacgaaatGCCATTttcgtgtatgtatgtggaaaattaacaaaaactatccataaaaatattgcataacTGAGCGGaaagtaaatacaataaaatcaaaCGCAAAACGTAGTtggtaaaagaaattttatttttctgcgATATTATTTGGAAGCAGCTGCAATTACTcgcaaaaatgcaaaacaatgaATACAACAATAATTTTATCAATCAATTAGTGTAATAAATATGTAGGAAATGTACAtacgaaaatgcgaaaaaagaaaattactttatagaaaaaatcatttcaaatgtaacaaatttttattttaataaatccgATACGAATATAAACGTAATTTATGAGAACTGGTTGTCGAAGGAGTTTTGGAATGTAAATAGCGGAAATCaattaaataaacgaaattataagatatatacatatttaatttactaCAGCTGTGTCTTCTTTCATACTACGGGCAGGAAATTTGCGGAAAAGTAAGTATTAATTTTTGGCTTACACTagaagtaaaacaaattttaacctATTTTGGGCGTTATGCTTTGCATTCTTTGAATTTCACTGATCCCGTTGTGAAATTACAGACTGATCACTAAAGATTTTAAAACACGAATCCCCAACTAGACCAATTCTACTAGACAAACTTCATTGAATATCATTAGCATAAGCATGGACGTTGAAtatataaagaatatataaGTACAGAAAAAGTAGTAAAACAGTATATAAATAAGTACAAAAGCAGACCAAAGACGAACCTTGCGGCTCACCAGAACTAACAAAAGAAGACGGCAGAAGCCTGCCTTGCACATTAGCTTTTGAGGTCTGAGTACCCTAACAGATGGACAGGAAgacaggaaaaaaaattacctaAGGTTTTTGCAACAAAGACCATT from Anastrepha obliqua isolate idAnaObli1 chromosome 2, idAnaObli1_1.0, whole genome shotgun sequence harbors:
- the LOC129236836 gene encoding loricrin → MRSIRNMSVGTTRSAVGVLLLMCVISSVNSFSKYGRGCNDIGCLPNEECVITSDSCSYTQREGKDCGNYPKCQRKSGSSSASSAPVNPSVSTGTTHNSYNPSAPIPDMSEAHNGAGAGGYSGGGSGGHSLYPTLPNSPPAGGYNPYGGYQPQPGGYQPPAGGYHPGGYQPGGYQPGGYQPGGYNPNAGGGGYVPNAPGYGGGSGGNVPQKPKDKEGGGFLSNFFSNPAVSQAVSGIIAGQIAKTLQGGGGAGGGGGGSASGGTNGGYQPSGGYTPSGGYGGGGASGSGSGSSGSNILGGLLGSVLGGGGTSGSSSGGSGSASNFLGSLLSGGGGSSGGSSGSGGAGSFLGSLLGGGGSSANRGSSGGSNPLNEILGSRNFGGLFSENPSSSSSGPASSSSGAKSYPTQAPMSQNYYG